In Pseudothermotoga hypogea DSM 11164 = NBRC 106472, the following are encoded in one genomic region:
- a CDS encoding 2-oxoacid:acceptor oxidoreductase family protein, with protein sequence MTLSFVLAGFGGQGVMLMGQILAQAGMQEGKNVTWFPSYGPEMRGGTANCTVVISDEPVASPIVDNPDVVVAMNIPSLLKFEPRLKKSGFLFLNSSVIDRRPNRNDIKIVEVPANEIADKIGNLRVANMVMLGAIIAVTNCVRKDSIVSALQYKLGEKGSSLLKLNIEAIEAGIKHVGG encoded by the coding sequence ATGACGTTGAGCTTCGTACTTGCTGGCTTCGGTGGACAAGGCGTCATGTTGATGGGTCAGATCTTGGCTCAGGCTGGAATGCAGGAAGGCAAGAACGTGACTTGGTTTCCTTCCTATGGTCCAGAGATGCGCGGTGGCACGGCGAACTGCACGGTGGTCATAAGCGATGAACCTGTTGCATCGCCGATTGTTGACAATCCGGATGTAGTTGTTGCCATGAACATACCTTCACTTTTGAAGTTCGAACCCAGGTTGAAGAAGAGTGGCTTTCTTTTTCTGAACTCTTCTGTGATCGATCGAAGGCCGAACCGAAACGACATCAAAATAGTCGAAGTACCTGCAAACGAGATCGCAGATAAGATTGGTAACCTCAGGGTCGCCAACATGGTGATGCTCGGTGCGATCATCGCTGTGACGAATTGCGTGAGAAAAGATTCTATCGTGTCTGCTTTGCAGTACAAGCTCGGTGAGAAAGGTTCCTCCCTTTTGAAACTCAACATCGAGGCCATAGAAGCAGGTATCAAGCACGTAGGCGGATGA
- a CDS encoding thiamine pyrophosphate-dependent enzyme, which produces MEYKVAYKMPESLSKKQFSYCPGCHHGIVHRLIAEVIDELGIREKTIIVAPVGCSVFAYEFFDLDGTVAAHGRALAVATGMKRARPDLVVFTYQGDGDLAAIGTAETIHAANRGERVTTIFINNAIYGMTGGQMAPTTLLGMKTTTSPYGRTPEREGYPIHVCEVLKELRGVAYLARTKVNTPKDVINTKKHIKKAFLAQLKDIGFGLVEVLSTCPTNWGMDPLKAGRWVDEHMVKEYPLGVFIDKVGEEK; this is translated from the coding sequence ATGGAATACAAAGTTGCTTACAAAATGCCTGAGTCGTTGAGTAAGAAGCAGTTTTCGTACTGTCCGGGCTGTCACCACGGCATCGTGCACAGGCTCATCGCAGAGGTTATTGACGAGCTCGGAATAAGGGAGAAGACCATAATCGTTGCTCCGGTTGGTTGTTCTGTTTTCGCTTACGAATTCTTCGATTTGGATGGTACGGTGGCTGCACATGGAAGGGCACTCGCCGTGGCGACAGGCATGAAGAGGGCAAGACCTGATCTGGTGGTTTTCACCTATCAAGGCGATGGAGACCTCGCAGCCATAGGTACCGCCGAAACGATCCATGCGGCGAACCGTGGAGAAAGAGTGACAACGATCTTCATCAACAACGCCATATACGGTATGACGGGAGGCCAGATGGCACCGACGACCCTCCTGGGCATGAAGACGACGACGTCTCCTTACGGTCGGACTCCCGAGCGCGAAGGTTATCCCATACACGTGTGCGAAGTTTTGAAAGAACTGAGGGGTGTTGCTTACCTGGCACGTACGAAGGTGAACACACCGAAAGATGTGATCAACACGAAGAAACACATCAAGAAAGCATTTCTCGCGCAGCTGAAAGACATCGGTTTCGGTTTGGTTGAGGTGCTCTCCACGTGTCCAACGAACTGGGGTATGGATCCGCTCAAAGCGGGTCGATGGGTCGACGAGCACATGGTGAAAGAGTATCCCTTGGGAGTGTTCATCGACAAGGTCGGTGAAGAGAAATGA
- a CDS encoding 3-methyl-2-oxobutanoate dehydrogenase subunit VorB has protein sequence MKKIMMKGTEAIGEAAIMAGCRNFFGYPITPQNELTEYMARRLPEVGGCFLQAESEVAAVNMIYGAASVGKRAMTSTSSPGFSLMQEGISYIACAQLPAVFVNIVRGGPGLGDIQPSQGDYFQATKGGGHGDYRLIVLAPSTVQEAVTLTELAFELADKYRNPALVLADGLLGQMMEPVEIEEKQVSYDNSSWALTGAKDRPPRKVTSFNIDPYELEKMNLQLQEKYRKMEQEEPRWEEFQTEDAEILLAAYGTVGRICKSVVKMAREAGLKVGLFRPITLYPYPYKPLEELAKRVSLILTVEMSSGQMLEDVKLAALRLTRIEFYGRMAGVVPTPGEILDHLMQLVGRR, from the coding sequence ATGAAGAAGATCATGATGAAAGGTACAGAAGCGATTGGTGAAGCTGCCATCATGGCAGGCTGCAGGAATTTCTTTGGCTATCCCATCACGCCCCAGAACGAACTGACGGAGTACATGGCCAGGCGCTTGCCCGAGGTGGGAGGTTGTTTCCTGCAGGCTGAGAGCGAGGTCGCAGCAGTGAACATGATCTACGGTGCGGCGAGCGTCGGAAAGCGTGCGATGACTTCGACTTCTTCTCCCGGTTTCAGTCTCATGCAAGAAGGAATCTCTTACATAGCGTGTGCGCAGCTCCCAGCAGTGTTTGTAAACATCGTCCGCGGTGGACCGGGCCTTGGAGACATTCAGCCTTCTCAAGGAGACTACTTTCAAGCGACCAAAGGTGGAGGTCACGGTGATTACAGATTGATCGTCTTGGCACCTTCCACGGTTCAAGAGGCAGTGACTCTCACCGAACTTGCGTTCGAGTTGGCTGACAAGTACAGAAACCCCGCGCTGGTACTTGCAGATGGCTTACTCGGTCAGATGATGGAACCGGTGGAGATCGAAGAAAAACAGGTCAGTTACGACAACAGCAGCTGGGCACTCACAGGTGCAAAGGACAGGCCACCGAGAAAGGTGACGTCTTTCAACATAGACCCTTACGAGCTTGAAAAGATGAATCTTCAACTTCAGGAAAAGTACAGAAAGATGGAGCAGGAAGAGCCAAGGTGGGAGGAGTTCCAGACCGAGGACGCCGAAATACTTCTTGCCGCATATGGAACCGTGGGAAGAATATGCAAGAGTGTGGTGAAGATGGCGCGAGAGGCCGGTTTGAAGGTTGGTTTGTTCAGACCCATAACCTTGTACCCGTATCCTTACAAGCCTCTCGAAGAGCTTGCGAAGCGCGTCTCTCTGATCCTCACCGTTGAAATGAGTTCGGGCCAGATGCTCGAAGATGTGAAACTCGCGGCGTTGAGATTGACCCGCATAGAGTTTTACGGCCGCATGGCCGGAGTCGTTCCAACACCTGGAGAGATTCTCGACCACTTGATGCAACTCGTTGGGAGGCGCTGA
- a CDS encoding 4Fe-4S dicluster domain-containing protein encodes MKKAYIEIDEERCKGCGLCINVCPQRIIRFSERFNSKGYHPAEPNDPEGKCIGCGFCYMMCPDVCITVYRLTPVRGETQ; translated from the coding sequence TTGAAGAAAGCTTACATCGAGATAGATGAAGAAAGGTGCAAGGGTTGTGGACTGTGCATAAACGTTTGTCCACAGAGGATCATAAGGTTTTCCGAACGTTTCAACAGCAAAGGTTATCATCCCGCGGAACCGAACGATCCTGAAGGCAAGTGCATTGGTTGTGGTTTTTGTTACATGATGTGCCCGGATGTGTGCATAACCGTCTACAGGCTCACACCCGTGAGAGGTGAAACACAATGA
- the buk gene encoding butyrate kinase: MFRILVINPGSTSTKLAIFEDEDCKVSQTIYHDAGELSKYAHLFDQYEFRKKALLEFLEKSGYSPNDFSAVVGRGGLIRPIPSGTYEVDETMLEELRQAKYGEHASNLGAVLAHEIAKLAGVKAYIVDPVVVDEMWDVARISGHPEFERKSIFHALNQKAVARRAAAELGKRYEDVNLIVVHMGGGISIGAHMKGRVVDVNNALDGDGPFTPERSGTLPLTQLVDLCFSGKYTKEWILKRIKGNGGLVAYLGTNSAVTVQERISKGDQQAEIVYRAMAFQIAKWIGKMAAALKGEVDAIVLTGGIAYDQRYMVPWLKEYVSFIAPVLVYPGGDEERALALGVLRVLKGEEKSKSYKEEAEKWQRTKSS; encoded by the coding sequence ATGTTCAGAATCTTGGTGATCAATCCCGGTTCCACTTCGACGAAGCTTGCGATATTCGAGGATGAAGATTGCAAAGTTTCTCAAACGATCTACCATGACGCCGGTGAGCTTTCAAAATATGCTCATCTGTTCGATCAGTACGAATTTCGCAAGAAGGCGCTTTTGGAGTTCCTCGAGAAATCTGGTTACAGTCCGAACGATTTCTCGGCTGTGGTTGGTCGTGGAGGATTGATCAGGCCCATACCTTCGGGTACGTACGAAGTGGACGAGACGATGCTCGAAGAACTGAGACAAGCCAAGTATGGTGAGCACGCTTCGAACCTTGGAGCTGTGTTGGCACACGAAATAGCGAAATTGGCTGGCGTGAAAGCCTACATCGTTGATCCAGTGGTTGTCGACGAGATGTGGGACGTTGCAAGAATCTCGGGTCATCCAGAATTCGAAAGGAAATCGATTTTCCATGCGCTGAATCAGAAGGCCGTGGCGCGACGTGCCGCAGCTGAGCTTGGAAAAAGGTATGAGGATGTCAATTTGATCGTGGTTCACATGGGTGGTGGAATATCGATTGGTGCACACATGAAGGGCAGAGTGGTCGATGTGAACAACGCATTGGATGGAGATGGTCCTTTCACGCCGGAGCGCAGTGGTACGTTGCCACTGACCCAGCTCGTAGATCTGTGCTTCAGTGGTAAATACACCAAAGAATGGATACTGAAACGCATTAAGGGCAACGGAGGACTCGTGGCGTACCTTGGAACGAACAGCGCTGTGACTGTTCAGGAAAGAATCAGCAAAGGTGATCAGCAAGCCGAGATAGTCTACAGGGCCATGGCGTTTCAGATCGCCAAATGGATAGGCAAGATGGCCGCTGCGCTGAAGGGAGAGGTCGATGCCATCGTGCTCACTGGGGGCATCGCTTACGATCAAAGGTACATGGTGCCGTGGCTGAAAGAGTATGTTTCTTTCATAGCACCTGTTCTGGTGTATCCCGGTGGTGACGAGGAAAGGGCGTTGGCACTCGGTGTTTTGAGAGTGCTCAAGGGCGAGGAAAAAAGCAAAAGCTACAAGGAAGAGGCGGAGAAATGGCAAAGAACAAAGTCTTCTTAG